The nucleotide window TCAGGTAAGAGCACCCTGACGAAATTGGTGCAGCGCCTATACGTGCCAGAACGTGGGCGCGTCCTGATTGATGGACATGACCTGGCGCTGGCGGACCCCGCTTGGCTTCGGCGCCAACTGGGTGTCGTTCTCCAGGAGAACTTTCTCTTTAACCGAAGTGTGCGAGATAACATCGCGATTGGCGATCCAGGCATGCCAATGGATCGCGTCATACAAGCTGCACGGCTGGCGGGCGCGCACGACTTCATAGTTGATCTTCCGCAGGGCTATGACACTACGGTGGGCGAACATGGTGCAAGTCTATCGGGTGTCCGACTACGAAGCACTCTTGGACAAGAACTATGTGCCGCGGCAGGAATACCTTCTCCGCAAGCAAGAACGCATCAATGCGGAACGTGACCTAGCCGCGCAGCGCAGCAAGGCACAGGAACTGAGATCCGCGATCACGGGGGCACGTGAGGAATTGGCATTATCTGTCGCCGATCTTCGACGACAGACTTTAGATGAACTGCGTCAAGCGCGAGAGCAAATCGCACAATACGAACCTGAGGTCGCAAAGACCAGGCAGCGCAACGCTCAGATGGAGCTCCGCGCTCCAGCTAACGGCACCGTCCAACAGCTCGTTGTGCACACTATTGGCGGTGTAGTCACGCCTGCGCAACCGATCCTTTCGGTCGTACCAGATGATGAACCTCTGGAGGTCGAGGTAACCATCCTGAACAAGGATATCGGCTTCATCCGGCCAGGCCAGGAGGCGGCCGTTAAGATCGACAGCTTTCCTTATACCCGATATGGCCAGGTAGAAGGTCGAGTTGAAAGCGTTTCGCACGATGCAATTCAAGACGAGAAGCTTGGATTGATCTATTTGGCGCGGGTGGCTATTGAGAAAAACTCGATCGCTGTAGACGGATCGCTAGTTGATTTGACACCCGGCATGACGCTATCGGTTGAGATCAAGACCGACAAGCGTCGTGTGATTGACTACATCCTATCGCCACTAACTCAGATGCGAAGCGAGGCAATGCGCGAGCGATGATACCACGGTCATTTCTCGCCAGAATAGAAACGGGGAGATGGGAAGCATGGCAACGATGACAGCAATTGATTTCGCCGCGGTCGGATCGCTATGCGGCGGTATCGCGATAGCAATGTTCAATAAGGGACTCACTGACGGTGCCAGGAATGGGGCTGCTCGCGTCGCTTGGTTCCTTGTAGGGATCGCATTCGCGCGCGCAGTGTATAGAGGAAGCCTCGGACTCATATACGCACTTGAAGTAGGTGATGTTGTTGCCGGAACCCGAGGCGGTGGAAATCTCCTGTTTCATCGGGATGAACATCCACTGTGGTTCTGGCTGGCCGTCTCTGCGCAAACGACAGGCATGGTAATGGTTGCCTTTCTGGCGTGTACCTGCATCTGGAAAGCCCTAAAAAAGGGCGGTTGACTCAATCCTCAAGGAAGCTGAACCATCATGCAGTTGACTTGGGATACGCCTCGTTGACCATGCCCGTCAAAGTACCGCTCGCCAACGAACACGGTGTACACAACACCATCTAAGTGGTCGTTCCGGAGCGCCCACGTATGTGGCGCTCCGGAACCAATAGCCGGGCTTAAGTCGTCGAGGGTAATATCACAGATGCCATTAGACATCTTGAGTGGCTGCATCGTACTGTCTCATCTGCGATGGAATAGCCTCAATCCGCCGTCTCGCTGGGAAACGTTGTTTACGCTCGCGGTCTTGATCGGAGGCGCCATTACGGCTTTCTGGCCTGTCCTGTCGAAATGGTGGCGAGGACGTAAATAAAACTCCCGGAGCTTGTTATAGGACGACGAAGAAACCCTCGGAATTACTGACGGCATCCTGCAAGTGCGGAACAGAGACATTCCTTGGCAAGTTGGGACCTTGTTGTATTGGGCACGCTAGAGCCGAATTGATATCTGACTCAAGCTGTCCGCGGCACTCGGATGGGATGGCTTCAGGCCACTTCGCGCTACCGAATTGGTACCTGAAGATCATCCAGCGCCGTAACGGGTGCTGGCCAATTGCGCTAAACACGCCTTGACGAGCCCTCGGCCACGAAGGCCGGCCATTCATTTGGAACGGATGTTATGGAGGCCGTAGTGATTCCTGCCAGAGCGCCTGTGAGCGTCATCGGAATGCGGAGCTCAGGTCGAGGTGGCATGGCGAAGTCGACGGCATGATCGATGCTCTCGGAGAATTCAAGTACATCGCTCAGGTAGGCACGCAGATATCCACCGGATAAGCTGCGCAATCAGCATTGACAAAGGGTTCTGACAAGGTTCTTTTCTCTCTTAGGCGAGCACTCGGTGGACTGCGCCCGGCCGGTCGAAGGTCGTGACTTGGCAGTAGTTGGTGATATGACCAATCCTAAGGCTTAGTGGCCTTCGCCGCGGTTGCTGTGTGCCTCATTTCTATCGCCTCAGCCTGTGCGTTAGCCAGCTCCGCCACTGTGCCTCGAATGACGTGGTCCTTGAATTGGATCGGGACCAGTGTTGATAGTTTGCCCGTCGCTGTCGAGCAGGCGTCGCTGACACGCCTGATTCGGTTCGGCAAGATGGGGAACGTCACTCGCTGTTCGGCAGTCATGCGCTCGGCAGTCACATTCTTGTACCCATTGAGGTCCGCCACCAATTGATTTCGCATTTGAATGCACTGTGCCACCGTAGCGGCGATGTCCGAAGGTCCTTTCGCTAAATAAGCGATCTGATCGGCGGATAGATCGGCTGATGCGATGCGACCGCTTAGGTGTTGAATGAAGGCAAGGCCGCGCTTGTTCGGCTGAATCATGAGTGCGTCGGGCGATCGCAATCCGATGCTCTTCAATCGCCAGTCGGCGTCTTTGGTCGAATCTACTATCTCGTTTAGACGCTCTTTGATTAGCAGAACCGTGGCCAGGAACAACGCTTCGTCCGCATTTTTGCTTCTGTCATCCGCGGCTTTGGCCAGGGCGAGCGCTTTTTCGCTCGTCTGTCCTGCGATATGTGTTTCGACAAAGCTTGCGATAGCCACGAAAAGGCTGAAGACCGCAGCCATAAGTGCTGCCACGGAGATTTTGTCCGATCGTATCCATCCTGTTTGCGAGGAAGTGGTGGTCGGAGGAGGCAGCATGCTCGGCGGCGGTGATGGGGCTGCAGAATCGGTAGTGGGGGCTGCGTTTGGTGGGTTGGGGTGTGTCATTCGGTGGGGCATCCAGTGCAAATGTCGTGGAGTGAGCCGATCTTCGACCCTTGGTTCCATCGCGAGTGATCACTTGCTGAAGTTCGATGATGCGTTGTAAGTATCGCTTGAAGTCATCTATCGGTTTCATGCCTGCGCACGAGCCAACCCGCACTGAGCCTCATTTGGGTGTTCTGGTTCGCCGCAGCCCGCGACGGGCGTAATAGGGCCGCCCAGTGCCAGCGTTAGGGGCTAGTGCCAAGGTTAGGGGCGTCAGTGCCAGAGTTAAGGGATGTCGACAACAGGTGGGGCGGAAGGAAAGGGCTTGACCCTGGACCTTGATCAAAGGTCTAGACTATGCCCCATGAACACAACCTCCGCCTCCCTGACTATTGGTGCCGTCGCCAAGCGCGTCGGCGTGGGTATCGACACGATCCGCTTCTATGAGCGCGAAGGGCTGCTGCCGGAGCCGCTGCGGCGGGCTTCGGGTTATCGCAGCTACGACGAGAGCGCGGTCCGCCAGCTGCGCTTCATCCGTCGCGCGAAGGACCTTGGTTTCACGCTGGAAGAGATTCGGGATTTGCTGGCGCTGTCCGCTGACCGGAGTCTGGGCGTGAAGGCCGTGAAGCAGCGGGCCCAGGACCGCCTGGCTGCCATT belongs to Dyella terrae and includes:
- a CDS encoding heavy metal-responsive transcriptional regulator — translated: MNTTSASLTIGAVAKRVGVGIDTIRFYEREGLLPEPLRRASGYRSYDESAVRQLRFIRRAKDLGFTLEEIRDLLALSADRSLGVKAVKQRAQDRLAAIDERIAELTRVRNGLEQLIDACPGHGSPDQCPILRALVDEESQA